One Pieris napi chromosome 13, ilPieNapi1.2, whole genome shotgun sequence genomic window carries:
- the LOC125055176 gene encoding uncharacterized protein LOC125055176, with protein MYGVSLKMMYILALWPVLLASAVLTLTIDSLLGTSIEDCFERIAIGEQIPLDAIYRNVSELTTKECEQICKQDKQCQTYDYGVGAKGNSTCDLSNVNEKQIKEDKLLIRNPDYDVYVRRIQCEQSPPTPMDQEVLENIPLHRPVIRPDEDKRPLADEYYERPYEADRQTKPYGNQDRPDSYDSRPAEDRPPSYGAHTPQEIPYRPRPERPDDRPPTYGLHRPQEIPYRPRPDQRPSSYGSHRPQEVQYSSRPERPDDRPPSYGPRPEEHYRPDKRPPSYGFYEPERVPHRPERPESPYNRPENSYDRPPSYGLHRPQETPYRPIDNVTQKPRPAYYPQEQDIYRPKPETPEYQYFTRPNRRPSYDRPIDSKPNYSYNSQYASNYGSSQDNSIHVEIYDPPRFKPPQRPYHEYSQGSSGYGQGYGYHQTSSSQGNYGLQESYIYESKPPANGGYGPNKFDQISHGYGSTTRRPISQNNKPQGDRDSYGLSSSSYGSGQSSSSAYGSSQTSVSAQNVGGGYESSGTGGSSTSGNGYGSAPPEYDGLSSYGNPNTNRVPNRPTSSNEYSQVSNSYNQNSQSYGTNNKYDVTRPYNEPSNDQNSLFGSHLGYGTHHLYEMYGFRKPYGSKPPQNSGYDKPSSPSETGYGTRPNEESYSIRPGSSGSKPSYSSPDDNYGQTSFGSPSGYGSSNQGTSVGYGGSTNKPSLHSETGYKPNPYQRPKPTYDSYGDNKPSYDSKPDDSYGSKPSVYADEGYQTTKPNYNERPAFNETLSGYDSDRPDIKPVYEFEEKPDGPSYISRPDGNIITTRPVQITDYEKQGYGRNPDWRFSYKACFRRVLAGRRALRSNVRRVVDCERLEDCMRECAIEKRFHCESFNYRLDPSFRGKGLCELMTKPIEAFDLHRDIVDDKNYDFYELDRNSLEPNCPETLHGPGLLHSGFLSSKQKGQDRVDWYDAGYRGVSRHDERRKYTQHKRYEDEFFVPYQIGVVKGDDRENWGQYGGYYGNYDSYYKNRNDFHKSYNHWRLSDLDRQYGEKHKDFDYNTLGKHTTDHTYGDIPVYPIDNKFTSSKFGQSDVVHYTGKKFSDFDYTSEHKDFEFDHSKTADFNHNIEKQSDFDHHIGKEYWDYLSWKRGRWNTSEGWSKLDDDRESVGWEGRSEDTVKDCSSRRRPGMSLGSGAVRRSLFARTVLDCESACFGEREFKCVSYSYRYSSTPGSDNCYLSERPYKGLDMSADVDSDVYAMPQHQGCHTVSTKPWVESECFWHVRSGSAVSGTAVKAALTVTGLGACEAECIRAHKFFCRGFSFRFEPPIGDDIENCILTSSPPTSLETGRGLRPSIGHELYSRGNYGRGCEPALYDDVQHREAQCYLQYDSSARLTPNAVRGQARVGSDRACGEACNDAPFRCLSFSFTNNGPPDTDNCLLSEIRLFDLQRGVDYEHSGDDLLFAFDLFNGQCWRKVYGTHEVPTIEIPHPLIPTIEEHHPYKPLPSGPDYITGPSGPSGPSYLTGPDSNPDYKPSYLPISGPSIPLGPSGISGISGPSSTGPIEPPRPIYEPYKPYKPEPYIPKPYKPSYSNSKPYLDKPYTVEKPVKPVTQGSELSSWRHYTVSGFPCRAGTTCAQNLVAGHWACEPEGGEIGSWDYCCAPTHRCGYSEGFRKPWCYVGQDEDQWRPCSEKYYPYHHHNVPHPSLGHREAIRPRPDRPINDREPGPYLPEGDRKYWNDLYKNGPKAYYDRYGNPLPGYTRVPTESRPHIKIERNPPRRGSGQWVQVTPYDDEPQAAGLGVPRYWPVAYLHKSPPPNTTYFRFNETSTTTERQVQTTVKPEFRHKSIEIESRSLEDKTEKSIVSKDDDISFEVEVSSTTYKPETSTTETSTTTEETKLNYTESKADVFEDYDYVKGLDGKLGDFSSIEVFNIEDAKTADKSDFKTLEAEEKQIEAIGRLLASKRGGKLVLDSKDFEPKNIRVDKDFMEINNRVPTRRGVIQRVSKEELNKEVSRVLNDGSLEVSETTFVRPPRILSTTENIRKAMVNGKVFYDATVREQRDSSRRGKSLRLETNVKKDVRRNVNPIRRVKRVYKKRYNPEEVRKRLLEREKSKNNTDI; from the exons aTGTACGGAGTGTCATTAAAAATGATGTATATACTCGCTTTGTGGCCGGTTTTGCTCGCATCTGCTGTGCTGACTCTGACTATAGACTCTTTGCTGGGAACATCAATTGaag ACTGTTTTGAACGTATTGCGATTGGAGAGCAAATCCCTCTGGACGCCATTTATCGGAATGTGTCGGAACTAACAACGAAAGAATGCGAGCAAATCTGCAAGCAAGATAAACAGTGCCAAACTTACGATTATGG CGTGGGTGCAAAAGGAAACTCGACATGCGATCTTAGCAACGTGAACGAAAAGCAAATCAAAGAAGATAAACTTCTTATACGTAATCCAGACTACGATGTTTATGTCAGACGGATCCAATGTGAGCAGTCACCACCAACTCCTATGGACCAAGAAGTACTCGAAAATATTCCATTACACCGTCCAGTTATTAGACCTGATGAAGATAAGCGTCCATTAGCAGATGAATACTATGAGCGTCCCTATGAAGCGGATAGACAAACTAAACCATATGGAAACCAAGATAGGCCAGACAGTTATGATTCCCGGCCGGCTGAGGATAGACCCCCGAGCTATGGAGCACATACTCCACAAGAAATTCCTTACAGACCACGCCCGGAAAGACCAGACGATAGACCCCCTACCTATGGACTTCACAGGCCTCAAGAAATCCCATATAGACCAAGACCAGATCAGAGGCCATCCAGTTATGGATCACATAGACCACAAGAAGTGCAATATAGTTCAAGACCTGAAAGGCCGGATGATAGGCCCCCAAGTTATGGACCAAGACCTGAGGAACACTACCGACCAGACAAAAGACCTCCGAGTTATGGATTTTATGAACCAGAGCGAGTTCCTCACCGACCAGAAAGGCCAGAAAGTCCATACAATAGACCGGAAAATTCATACGATAGGCCTCCAAGTTATGGATTGCACAGACCACAGGAAACTCCATACCGTCCTATAGATAATGTTACTCAGAAGCCACGACCAGCCTATTATCCTCAAGAGCAAGACATTTATCGACCAAAGCCAGAAACACCTGAATATCAATATTTCACTCGACCTAATCGAAGACCCAGCTATGACAGACCCATAGATTCAAAGCCAAATTATAGCTACAATAGCCAATATGCTAGTAACTATGGCAGCTCACAAGATAATTCAATTCATGTAGAAATATATGACCCACCACGATTTAAGCCTCCTCAAAGGCCTTACCATGAATATAGTCAGGGTTCATCAGGATATGGTCAAGGCTATGGATATCATCAAACAAGTTCAAGCCAAGGCAACTATGGACTTCAAGAGAGCTATATTTATGAAAGTAAACCTCCAGCGAATGGTGGATATGGTCCAAATAAATTTGACCAAATAAGCCATGGCTATGGAAGCACAACCCGCCGGCCCATTTCTCAAAATAACAAGCCCCAAGGCGATCGCGATAGCTACGGCCTAAGTTCTTCTAGCTATGGAAGTGGTCAATCTTCAAGCAGTGCATATGGTAGCAGTCAAACGTCGGTTAGTGCTCAAAATGTGGGGGGTGGTTACGAAAGTTCCGGTACCGGTGGAAGTTCCACTTCCGGCAATGGCTATGGCAGTGCTCCACCTGAATACGACGGTTTAAGCAGTTATGGAAACCCAAATACTAATAGAGTCCCAAACAGACCTACTTCTAGTAACGAATACAGTCAAGTCTCTAACTCTTATAATCAAAACTCTCAAAGTTATGgaacaaacaataaatatgatgTCACTAGACCTTATAACGAACCATCAAATGATCAGAACTCCCTATTTGGCAGTCATCTTGGGTATGGCACACATCATTTATACGAAATGTATGGGTTTAGGAAACCCTATGGATCCAAACCGCCTCAGAACTCCGGTTATGATAAACCGAGCAGTCCTAGCGAAACCGGTTATGGGACAAGACCTAATGAAGAATCATATTCTATAAGACCAGGTAGTTCTGGAAGTAAACCGAGCTATAGCTCACCGGATGATAATTACGGACAGACTAGTTTTGGGAGTCCAAGCGGTTATGGTAGCAGTAACCAAGGAACAAGTGTTGGTTACGGGGGCTCTACAAATAAACCAAGTCTTCACAGTGAAACCGGATATAAACCAAACCCTTATCAAAGACCTAAACCCACTTACGATAGTTATGGGGATAATAAACCGTCTTACGATTCAAAACCGGATGATAGTTACGGTTCTAAACCGAGCGTTTATGCCGATGAGGGTTATCAAACTACAAAACCGAATTACAATGAAAGACCGGCTTTTAATGAGACTTTATCCGGTTACGATTCAGATAGACCGGATATAAAACCGGTTTATGAATTTGAAGAAAAACCAGATGGTCCTAGTTACATTTCTAGGCCCGATGGCAACATAATTACTACCAGACCAGTGCAAATAACCGACTATGAAAAGCAAGGCTATGGACGAAATCCCGACTGGAGATTCTCTTACAAAG CGTGTTTCCGGCGAGTCCTGGCTGGGCGGCGCGCCCTTCGTAGCAACGTGAGGCGGGTGGTGGATTGCGAAAGACTGGAGGACTGCATGAGGGAGTGTGCCATCGAGAAACGGTTTCATTGCGAGAGTTTTAACTACAG ATTGGACCCCAGCTTCCGCGGCAAAGGCCTCTGCGAATTAATGACAAAACCTATAGAAGCTTTCGACTTGCACCGCGACATTGTTGACGACAAAAATTACGATTTCTACGAACTGGACAGAAACAGTCTCGAACCGAATTGTCCAGAAACATTACATGGTCCAGGCCTTTTGCATTCTGGTTTTTTATCGTCCAAACAAAAAGGACAAGATAGGGTGGACTGGTATGACGCTGGCTACAGAGGTGTGAGTAGACATGATGAGAGACGAAAGTATACACAGCATAAAAGATATGAGGACGAGTTTTTTGTGCCCTATCAGATAG GTGTGGTAAAAGGTGACGATCGTGAAAATTGGGGCCAGTACGGTGGATACTACGGGAACTATGACTCCTATTACAAAAACAGGAACGATTTCCACAAATCATATAACCACTGGCGGTTATCGGATCTCGATAGACAATACGGCGAGAAACACAAGGACTTTGACTACAACACTCTAGGAAAGCACACCACAGATCACACGTATGGTGATATCCCGGTTTACCCAATAGACAATAAATTTACAAGTAGTAAGTTTGGACAGTCGGATGTAGTACATTACACAGGAAAAAAGTTTTCGGATTTTGATTACACAAGTGAACATAAGGATTTTGAGTTTGATCATAGTAAAACTGCggattttaatcataatatagaGAAGCAGTCGGATTTTGATCATCATATAGGTAAAGAGTACTGGGATTATTTGTCGTGGAAGAGAGGGAGATGGAATACGTCAGAAGGTTGGAGCAAGTTGGATGATGATAGGGAAAGTGTGGGTTGGGAAGGGAGGAGTGAGGATACGGTGAAGG ACTGCTCCTCTCGTCGTCGTCCTGGAATGTCTCTGGGATCCGGCGCAGTCCGTCGCTCCCTTTTCGCCAGGACTGTGTTAGATTGTGAATCCGCTTGCTTCGGCGAACGGGAATTTAAATGTGTCTCATATAGTTATAG GTACTCAAGTACACCTGGTTCAGACAACTGTTACCTCAGCGAGCGTCCCTACAAGGGGCTGGATATGTCAGCAGATGTTGACTCTGACGTGTACGCCATGCCGCAGCATCAGGGATGCCACACAGTCAGCACTAAACCTTGGGTTGAGAGCG AATGTTTCTGGCACGTCCGTTCTGGCTCCGCCGTGTCTGGAACAGCGGTGAAGGCGGCTCTGACCGTGACGGGTTTGGGAGCCTGTGAAGCTGAATGCATCAGAGCTCATAAGTTCTTTTGTAGAGGATTTAGTTTCAG GTTTGAACCTCCCATCGGTGATGACATAGAAAACTGTATTCTGACCTCATCACCTCCAACGTCACTAGAAACGGGGAGGGGACTTCGCCCTTCTATCGGACATGAGCTCTACTCGAGAGGAAACTACGGGCGTGGTTGCGAACCAGCTTTGTATGATGATGTACAGCATAGAGAAGCGC AGTGTTACCTTCAATACGACAGTTCAGCTCGTCTCACACCAAACGCGGTCCGAGGCCAAGCACGAGTCGGCAGCGACAGAGCCTGCGGTGAAGCCTGCAACGACGCACCGTTTAGATGCTTAAGTTTCTCTTTCAC aaataacgGACCACCAGACACCGATAACTGTCTGCTATCTGAAATCCGACTGTTCGATCTGCAACGGGGCGTAGATTATGAGCACTCGGGCGATGATTTGTTGTTTGCATTCGATTTGTTCAATGGACAGTGTTGGAGGAAGGTCTACGGAACCCATGA ggTACCGACTATTGAAATACCGCATCCACTGATTCCGACGATAGAAGAACACCATCCTTACAAACCTTTGCCATCTGGACCAG ACTACATCACGGGCCCCAGTGGCCCCAGTGGTCCCAGCTATCTAACCGGACCAGATTCAAACCCCGATTATAAACCCAGTTATTTACCTATCAGTGGACCTAGCATACCACTTGGCCCTAGTGGCATTAGTGGCATTAGTGGGCCCAGTTCTACTGGACCTATTGAACCACCGAGGCCCATATATGAACCGTACAAACCGTACAAACCAGAACCGTACATTCCTAAACCTTATAAACCTAGTTATTCTAACTCTAAACCCTATTTAGATAAACCGTATACTGTCGAGAAACCAGTGAAGCCTGTGACACAGGGTAGTGAGTTAT CGTCATGGCGTCATTATACCGTGTCCGGGTTCCCGTGCCGTGCAGGCACTACATGCGCCCAGAACCTTGTAGCGGGACACTGGGCCTGTGAGCCTGAAGGGGGAGAGATTG GATCTTGGGATTATTGTTGTGCGCCAACGCATCGATGTGGTTATAGTGAAGGATTTAGGAAGCCAtg GTGTTACGTAGGCCAAGATGAAGACCAATGGCGACCTTGCAGTGAGAAGTACTATCCTTACCATCATCACAATGTACCGCATCCATCTTTAGGTCACAGAG AAGCCATTCGTCCACGACCTGATAGACCAATCAATGATCGTGAACCTGGGCCCTATTTACCGGAAGGTGACAGGAAATACTGGAACGATTTGTACAAAAATGGTCCTAAAGCGTACTACGATAGATATGGAAATCCTTTGCCCG GTTACACTCGCGTCCCAACAGAAAGCCGTCCTCATATAAAGATCGAAAGAAATCCACCAAGAAGAGGCTCTGGTCAATGGGTCCAGGTGACACCGTATGATGATGAACCACAAGCTGCTGGGCTTGGAGTACCAag ATACTGGCCCGTTGCCTATTTACACAAAAGTCCACCACCAAACACCACTTACTTTAGATTTAATGAAACCTCTACCACAACTGAACGACAAGTACAAACAACAGTTAAACCAGAGTTCCGACACAAATCCATTGAAATCGAGAGTAGATCGTTAGAAGACAAAACTGAAAAAAGTATAGTGTCAAAAGATGACGATATAAGTTTTGAAGTAGAAGTATCTTCAACGACCTATAAGCCGGAAACTTCGACAACAGAAACTAGTACAACAACAGaggaaacaaaattaaactatacAGAATCAAAAGCCGATGTTTTCGAAGATTATGACTATGTTAAGGGTCTTGATGGGAAACTCGGCGATTTTTCATCTATAGAAGTTTTCAACATTGAAGACGCAAAGACAGCGGATAAATCTGATTTTAAGACTTTGGAAGCTGAGGAAAAGCAAATTGAAGCCATTGGACGCTTGTTAGCATCGAAACGCGGTGGAAAACTGGTTCTGGATTCGAAAGACTTTGAACCGAAGAACATAAGGGTCGATAAAGATTTTATGGAAATCAACAATCGAGTCCCAACTAGAAGGGGAGTTATTCAAAGAGTTAGTAAGGAAGAATTGAATAAAGAAGTTTCTAGAGTTTTAAATGATGGCAGTCTGGAAGTGAGTGAGACTACATTTGTGAGGCCACCCCGAATTCTAAGTACCACAGAGAATATAAGAAAAGCCATGGTTAACGgtaaagtattttatgatGCAACTGTACGTGAACAGAGAGATAGCAGTAGAAGAGGGAAAAGTCTTCGTCTagaaacaaatgtaaaaaaagaCGTAAGAAGAAATGTTAATCCGATTAGAAGAGTTAAGAGGGTGTATAAAAAGAGATATAATCCAGAAGAGGTAAGAAAGCGATTGCTAGAAAGAGAGAAGAGTAAAAATAACACTGATATTTAG